In Mycobacteriales bacterium, the following are encoded in one genomic region:
- the typA gene encoding translational GTPase TypA: MPARPDSLRTDIRNVAIVAHVDHGKTTLVDAMLWQSGAFTAHQAEQGDVQERVMDSMDLERERGITILAKNTAVAYQGVTINIVDTPGHADFGGEVERGLAMVDGVVLLVDASEGPLPQTRFVLRKALEAKLPVTLVVNKIDRGDARIAEVVDETYELFLDLDATEDQIEFPIVYCNARAGTATLDLDSPGTDLVPLFETILATVPPPAYDDEAPLQALVTNLDASPYLGRLALCRVVNGSLRKGATVAWCRTDGSVERVRISELLATKALDRVPAEEVGPGDICAVAGIPDITIGETLADPDDPRPLPVITVDEPSISVTIGVNTSPLAGRDGSKLTARLVKNRLDAELVGNVSLRVLPTERPDTWEVQGRGELQLAVLVELMRREGFELTVGKPQVVTRTIDGKLHEPMERLAVDVPEDYVGVVTQLLGLRRGRMDQMVNHGTGWVRMEYAVPSRGLIGFRTEFLTETRGTGLLHHVFDGYAPWHGELRTRPTGSLVADRQGSVTSYALFNLQERGTLFVGPGTEVYEGMIVGENSRSDDMDVNPTKEKKLTNMRSSTGEELERLVPPRVMSLDQALEFCREDECVEVTPTQVRLRKVVLDASDRFRAAKRSRPTG; this comes from the coding sequence TTGCCCGCACGCCCCGATTCGTTGCGCACCGACATCCGCAACGTCGCGATCGTCGCCCACGTCGACCACGGCAAGACGACGCTGGTCGACGCCATGCTCTGGCAGTCGGGTGCGTTCACCGCCCACCAGGCCGAGCAGGGCGACGTGCAGGAACGCGTCATGGACTCCATGGACCTGGAGCGCGAGCGCGGCATCACGATCCTCGCCAAGAACACCGCGGTCGCCTACCAGGGCGTGACGATCAACATCGTCGACACGCCCGGCCACGCCGACTTCGGCGGCGAGGTGGAGCGCGGCCTGGCGATGGTCGACGGCGTCGTGCTGCTCGTCGACGCCAGCGAGGGGCCGTTGCCGCAGACCCGTTTCGTGCTGCGCAAGGCGCTGGAGGCCAAGCTCCCGGTCACCCTCGTCGTCAACAAGATCGACCGTGGCGACGCGCGGATCGCCGAGGTCGTCGACGAGACCTACGAGCTGTTCCTCGACCTCGACGCGACCGAGGACCAGATCGAGTTCCCGATCGTCTACTGCAACGCGCGCGCCGGCACTGCGACCCTCGACCTCGACTCGCCCGGCACCGACCTCGTGCCGCTGTTCGAGACGATCCTCGCGACGGTGCCCCCTCCGGCGTACGACGACGAGGCGCCGCTGCAGGCGCTCGTCACGAACCTCGACGCCTCGCCCTACCTCGGCCGGCTGGCGCTGTGCCGGGTCGTCAACGGCTCGTTGCGCAAGGGCGCGACCGTCGCGTGGTGCCGCACCGACGGCAGCGTCGAGCGCGTGCGCATCTCGGAGCTGCTCGCGACCAAGGCGCTGGACCGGGTGCCCGCGGAGGAGGTCGGCCCGGGCGACATCTGCGCGGTCGCCGGCATCCCCGACATCACGATCGGCGAGACGCTCGCGGACCCGGACGACCCGCGGCCGCTCCCGGTCATCACCGTCGACGAGCCGTCGATCAGCGTGACGATCGGCGTCAACACCAGCCCGCTGGCCGGCCGCGACGGCAGCAAGCTCACCGCCCGCCTGGTCAAGAACCGCCTCGACGCCGAGCTCGTCGGCAACGTCTCGCTGCGGGTGCTGCCCACCGAGCGTCCTGACACCTGGGAGGTGCAGGGGCGGGGCGAGCTGCAGCTCGCGGTGCTCGTCGAGCTGATGCGCCGCGAGGGCTTCGAGCTGACCGTCGGCAAGCCGCAGGTGGTCACCCGCACGATCGACGGCAAGCTGCACGAACCGATGGAGCGCCTCGCCGTCGACGTGCCCGAGGACTACGTCGGCGTCGTCACCCAGCTGCTCGGCCTGCGCCGCGGCCGCATGGACCAGATGGTCAACCACGGCACCGGCTGGGTGCGGATGGAGTACGCCGTGCCCTCGCGGGGGCTCATCGGCTTCCGCACCGAGTTCCTCACCGAGACCCGCGGCACCGGCCTGCTGCACCACGTCTTCGACGGCTACGCGCCGTGGCACGGCGAGCTGCGCACCCGGCCCACCGGCTCGCTCGTCGCCGACCGGCAGGGCAGCGTCACGTCGTACGCGCTGTTCAACCTGCAGGAGCGCGGGACGCTCTTCGTCGGCCCGGGCACCGAGGTCTACGAGGGCATGATCGTGGGGGAGAACAGCCGCTCCGACGACATGGACGTCAACCCCACCAAGGAGAAGAAGCTCACCAACATGCGCTCCTCCACCGGTGAGGAGCTCGAGCGGCTGGTGCCGCCGCGGGTGATGTCGCTCGACCAGGCGCTGGAGTTCTGCCGCGAGGACGAGTGCGTCGAGGTCACGCCCACCCAGGTGCGGCTGCGCAAGGTGGTCCTCGACGCGTCCGACCGGTTCCGCGCCGCGAAGCGCAGCCGGCCCACTGGGTAG